DNA from Carassius carassius chromosome 25, fCarCar2.1, whole genome shotgun sequence:
TGGAGAGGCTGAAGCAGGTGCGGGAGACAATTGCATCTGAAAGGGACCAGAGACTTGGTGCGAGTAAAGCTGCATCCAGCCAACAAAGTGCCAGAGCTCCTCCAAGTCCTGCCCCACCACCAACACCACCCTCCGCTTCTTCTGCAGGCTCTGCTTCTGCTGCTGCCGCCGTCCCTACACCTGCACCAGCTGCTCTGCCATTCACAGTCAGtatctttttttctccctaacTCTCAGTTTTCTTTGTATAAGGTTAGGGTCCTATTTGCAGGTTCTTTTTGAGGAATATATCATACATTAAATTTTCCATTTACATCATATTTCTGCACTACCATTTAAAACAGCTAAATTAATAATGTCCTTTTTCATActcttttcatcttttttttttttttttggcatattagTCAAGCAGCGTGACATTTCTTAGGACTCTGCAGTCAAACTTCCAGCATGTGTTGATATACGAGAGCCCTGAATTGCAGCAGAAGGCTCTGAACCGCATACCTCATGAACTGCTCAGGACCAGGGCTAAAGAACGCTTGAAACAAGCCAAGGATGCAGATCCAGGTTAGCAAGATATGCTGTCATTTTACATCAGTTTGACAGTTTTCTATAAAAACATGTTGATATTCTTTAgaatatgattttaaaaattgactcatttaaatgttttagacaAAGGCATTTTGAAAAATCTGTTGAAACCTGGATGAAATTAAGACACCAGACTAATGTTAATGTGTTGTGTTCCACTCTCAGCATGTACTCTAGGTGAGGAGGACATGTTAGTTCTCGATCTGTTGCAGTGGTTCAAAGGGGACTTCTTTTCCTGGGTGGACAATCTGCCATGCAGCCAATGTGGAGGTGCAACCCAGCCTTCTGGACCCCTCCCCCCCTCAAATGTTGACCTACGATGGGACGCTGGTCGTGTAGAGAACCACTTCTGTCACACCTGCCAACTCTCCACTAGATTCCCAAGGTGCATCTGCTTTTTCATTACATTTAGCAGGCTGCACTGGCGATAAATGTAGTACAAATCTTTAAGGTTCAGTATCCTCTATGGattattttgcaattttattctgtattCTTCCTGTCGAAGTAATAAATAGGcataaaggaataattcacccaaaaatgttgtcatcatttactcacccgtaTGTCACTGCAAATCTGTATAACTTTCTATCCTGTATTCTGTATCAAAATTACAACAATAGCACAAAAGTCCATGTTCCTCTGAAATAGCAATGTTATTCATGTCAATACAGTTgcaaattgacttttttttcccctttccaagGTACAATCACCCAGAGAAGCTTCTGGAGACCAGGAAAGGGCGTTGTGGGGAATGGGCCAACTGTTTCACGCTGCTCTGCCGAGCCTTAGGCCTCGAAGCCAGATATATCTGGGACAGCACAGGTACAAATCTTGCAGCATTACTGTGCCACACTTCTAGAATTTGGAGATAGAAGAACTCAGTTTTGTCCTGCTTTCAGATCACGTGTGGACTGAGGTGTATTCTCAGTCACAGCGACGCTGGCTACACTGTGACCCTTGTGAGAACACATGCGATAAACCCCTCCTGTATGAAGTCGGCTGGGGGAAGAAACTCTCCTACATCCTGGCATTCTCTAAAGACCAGGTTGTGGATGTGACATGGAGGTACTCCTGTAAACACCCAGAGGTCCTTTCCAGACGCACACAGGTACAGGAGACATGGCTGCTTCATACGCTTAACGGTCTCAACGCTACGGTACGTTTATCATTTTCATGCCCTCATCCAAAGCTTCTTTCATTATTGCCTCAAATAAATGTATCTGACTGTCATTACCACGTCATACCTGTAGAGGCAGCAGTCTCTAGGAGCAGAGAGGAAGCAGCAGCTGTTGCAAAGACTCCTGGTCGAGCTGGTGGAGTTTATTTCTCCCAAAACGTCTACATCTGGAGAGCTGGGAGGTCGCATCTCAGGATCTCTTGCTTGGAGGGTGGCTCGAGGGGAGTCTGAAGCAAGAAACACTGAAGGGGTGAGATGCTTGTCTATAAAAGTCATTTTTACTGATTATGCCTTTGGAGtgattttctgtgtgtgtgtgtgtgtgtgtgcgcgcgcgtgtgtgtatgtatgtgtatatatattaacttaCCTTTTATGTATGTTTTCTCCCAGGATGCACAGAAATGTGTCTTCATTCCTACAAAATCTGAAAAGGAAAAGAAGTTGTTCCACATTTGCTACAACATAATCAAAAACTGTTACTTCAGACAGAGCAATGGCCAAGAGACTATCCCAGGATGGCAGAGAGGTGCTTGGAGGACCGAAAATATGTTCAGGAAAGAAGAGCAAGACTGGCAGATGGTTGGTTTCTTTTAGctgtttattttttgaaaatcaaaaaaaaagggaaaaaaaaaaaaaaactttctttataTAACCACTATTAGTGATAAATTGTGTTTTAtgtctttaattttttaattaatggtaCATTTGATGTAACGTTGAATTTCTTGATTGTATTATCAcagtttgtttgttattttctatttaattttatttattatgttgttCAATATTAATCTGTTAGTATTGCTTTGTTTAGTTGTATACTCTTGTTTTCTATAAATTCATGATGTGTTCCAATTTTCTTATTTTGGTAGAGTAATTGATTTATAATACACTACtgcttaaaagtttggggtctgtaaaatctttcagtgtttttttaaagaaatgatggcttatgctcaccaagactgcatttatgtgtttaacaatacagtaaaaacagtattattgtgaaatattattacagttaaaaatgttttctatttcaatatatttttaaatgtcatttattccttaagttttcagcagtcattactcgtttttgtagaaaccatgatacagtttttcagaatttttttaatgaatagaaagttcaaaggtacatcatttatttgaaattgtatccttttgttacattataaatgtctaataaaagtattaaaatcttAGTGATCCTAAAGTTTTGAATGCTTGCGAATAGGCCATCAAATCAAAGTCACTGGAACCTATCGTACCAGAATTACAGTATCGGTGCATTTCTACTTGTAGGTCTTTCTATCATATTACCTTTTTTCCTCCTAAACATACTTGGGTTTAAATGCAGTTCTTACA
Protein-coding regions in this window:
- the LOC132104131 gene encoding peptide-N(4)-(N-acetyl-beta-glucosaminyl)asparagine amidase-like isoform X2, yielding MGFEEAETHLVFPKSASVERLKQVRETIASERDQRLGASKAASSQQSARAPPSPAPPPTPPSASSAGSASAAAAVPTPAPAALPFTSSSVTFLRTLQSNFQHVLIYESPELQQKALNRIPHELLRTRAKERLKQAKDADPACTLGEEDMLVLDLLQWFKGDFFSWVDNLPCSQCGGATQPSGPLPPSNVDLRWDAGRVENHFCHTCQLSTRFPRYNHPEKLLETRKGRCGEWANCFTLLCRALGLEARYIWDSTDHVWTEVYSQSQRRWLHCDPCENTCDKPLLYEVGWGKKLSYILAFSKDQVVDVTWRYSCKHPEVLSRRTQVQETWLLHTLNGLNATRQQSLGAERKQQLLQRLLVELVEFISPKTSTSGELGGRISGSLAWRVARGESEARNTEGDAQKCVFIPTKSEKEKKLFHICYNIIKNCYFRQSNGQETIPGWQRGAWRTENMFRKEEQDWQMVYLARTKGSSSGRISWKFNCAPVGMKIKSALVRAFSQTFHSGSIRWSLRSAETTIEFPGDGELNSYSSLSGGKELIVEAELTGGEGEVSWQHAQLFRQSLKDTEKVLFEILVEMEES
- the LOC132104131 gene encoding peptide-N(4)-(N-acetyl-beta-glucosaminyl)asparagine amidase-like isoform X1, whose protein sequence is MSGSQGVTALCENPTEVFLDVSKLLITYADNILRNPNDDKYRSIRIGNPTFSTKLLPVKGAVECLFEMGFEEAETHLVFPKSASVERLKQVRETIASERDQRLGASKAASSQQSARAPPSPAPPPTPPSASSAGSASAAAAVPTPAPAALPFTSSSVTFLRTLQSNFQHVLIYESPELQQKALNRIPHELLRTRAKERLKQAKDADPACTLGEEDMLVLDLLQWFKGDFFSWVDNLPCSQCGGATQPSGPLPPSNVDLRWDAGRVENHFCHTCQLSTRFPRYNHPEKLLETRKGRCGEWANCFTLLCRALGLEARYIWDSTDHVWTEVYSQSQRRWLHCDPCENTCDKPLLYEVGWGKKLSYILAFSKDQVVDVTWRYSCKHPEVLSRRTQVQETWLLHTLNGLNATRQQSLGAERKQQLLQRLLVELVEFISPKTSTSGELGGRISGSLAWRVARGESEARNTEGDAQKCVFIPTKSEKEKKLFHICYNIIKNCYFRQSNGQETIPGWQRGAWRTENMFRKEEQDWQMVYLARTKGSSSGRISWKFNCAPVGMKIKSALVRAFSQTFHSGSIRWSLRSAETTIEFPGDGELNSYSSLSGGKELIVEAELTGGEGEVSWQHAQLFRQSLKDTEKVLFEILVEMEES